The Hypanus sabinus isolate sHypSab1 unplaced genomic scaffold, sHypSab1.hap1 scaffold_395, whole genome shotgun sequence genome contains the following window.
GGAACGTGGGGGCGGTGTGGCACGGCCTCCGGGCAGGTGTATGTGCCGCCCCCTAGTGTGCGCCCGGCAAAATACAACCTCTGTTTGTGACAAATCCAGATTTCGGTCAGATTCTGCGGACCGTGGGACTCAAGCTGTGTTGTGGCCTATTTCAAGCCTTACTCATTATAGGTGTTTCTGCACCTTTGTCCTGGAGTTACGCTGTTTCGTCCAGCTGCATTAATGGCTATTCATGTAAGATTGGATGACAATTCAACTAGGATTGTATTGAAATAGGCCTAATACACTGGTCGCACATTCCttggaagagaacccaatgattcAACTATCAGAAGCCCTCATTCACACCAGGACACCTTAGTCACGTgttagtcgctgttgtctttctATTTCTGGCCACAAAAGCACGAACCGAACTtcgactgctcaccctcccactgaaGATTGCAGAAGACCCGCTCGGAGTGGTAGTGTCCCTGACACtcgggaggcaaaataccatccaggaatctctctATCGCACACAGAACCACGTTTCTAATGCCCGAAAAAAtgatcccctctccccacagctcgcCTCATCTCGCCCTCCCCCTAACCTTCTAAAACACAGAGACGAAATCAGCGCCAGAGACCTGACCTGAGATATTTCCCTCTACTTCGTAATTTGACCCCTCCCCCATCCAAATGAATACAAAATGGTAGACCCGTTATTGAGGGGTTTGGCCACAGGGGGAACTCTTCAAAGCGCCTGGTTGTTCAACATTTTTTCATCGGCCTGACTGCCACCCAGTTTCCTGAGACTGCACAATCTGTCTAACCTCGACAGTAAGACCTCCCTATCAGCCCCAGGCTTCCCGAATGATCCAGTTCGTCTTCCAGCCCCTTAatgttagaagctgcagttggattaCCTGCTTACAGGTGAAGTTGTCAGAGACTCTGAAGGTCTCCCTGCCATCACACGTATGGGAAGAGGAGCATTTAACTCTCTGACCAGGCATACCTACTGTTCTAACGGGGCAATTaaaaataagtaaacaataaataaagtaaaaaaaaaatccaccatCTGTAGCCCATGAAGTATCCTAATTTTCCCGTTGCTAATGAACGTGCTTCGCTGATTGTTTTTTGTTCAAACAAACGCGAGGCGCTGCTTTCTAATGCACACTTCACTTCCCGCTCCCGACCTCTGATTGGAGGCTGTCGCACCGCCATATTTATCTCAGTATGTGACTCcggttttcagacacagagtggggagacatccaaaccatcccatcaaacatgACTGAAGTCACACACTGAGTGACGCTCCGTAAACAACTATACATCACACATTGTCGGGGTCAGAAAAGCCATGCAGATGCTTCGGCGCTCCCATCCCACGCAACAAATTTAGTAGGAGTGAAAAACACATTTTCGGAGACAGACTccgaatgaaactccctccacaccgtcccatcacgcactcccggggtctgaaacagactgaatctccatccacaccgtcccatcacacactaccgggtcagacacaaagggaatctccctccacaccgtcccagtacccactcccgtggtcagatacagagtgaatctccctccacaccgtcccatcacacactctcggggatagacacagagtgaatctccctccacaccttcctatcacacaatcccgggatcagacacaaagtgaatctccctccacaccgtcccatcacgcaatcACGGGGTCtgaaacagactgaatctccatccacaccgtcccatcacacactaccgggtcagacacacagggaatctccctgcacaccgtcccagtacccactcccgtggtcagatacagagtgaatctccctcctcaccgtcccatcacatactctcggggatagacacagagtgaatctccctccacaccttcctatcacacaatcccgggatcagacacagagtgaatctccctccacaccgtgacatcacacacacccggggtgagacacagagtgaatttccctccacaccaacCTATTACACAAtctcgcggtcagacacagagtgaatcactctccacaccgtcgaatcacactctcccggggtcagacacagaatgaatctccatccacaccgtcccatcacatactcccggggacagacacagagtgaaactccctcagcaccgtcctatcacacgcacacggaatcagacacagagtgaatcactctccacaccgtcgaatctcacactccaggggtcagacacagagtgaatctccctccacaccgtcccatcacacactcccggggtcagacacagaatgaatctccctcaacaccgttccatcacacacacacagacacggaatcagacacagagtgaatctccctccacaccgacctatTACACAAtctcgcggtcagacacagagtgaatcactctccacaccgtcgaatcacactctcccggggtcagacacagagtgaatctccatccacaccgtcccatcacatactcccggggacagacacagagtgaaactccctcaacactgtcctatcacacgcacacggaatcagacacagagtgaatcactctccataCCGTCGAATCTcacactcccggatcagacacaaagtgtttctccctccacaccgtcccatcacacactcccgttttcaggcacagagtgaatcacccttcaCACCTTTACAGGAGATATTTCTTCATGAGTGATTCCGTCCAATCGCACAATCACGGTTCAGATATTATCTTTATGTTcatctccacacccccaccacccccgggcacagtcccatcagactcTGTTCTATTCATCGTTTTCGATGGTGTCCAGCTTCTCATGCGTCTTTAATTCCCTTCATTCCAATGTGGTTCTGATACCCGTGACTTATGCTTCTGCATCTCAGAGTGAAGTGTGAGTCCAATCATACGTTTTCAGTTAAGGGActtctagctgttcaccctcACACTTGAGAATCCTGACTCACTACCTGGGACAGGACTACCgtaactttcctctgttaggtggTCCTCCGCCCACACCCTGCCAGTATCCAAAAGTGAATTATCTGTTTTTCAGGGGGATAGCCACAGGGGTATtatgcactggctccttaaccgcTGACCCCTTCCtggctgtcacccagtttcctcgGCCCTGCCCTCCATCGAGGACAATTTGAGGAGGGACCTCATCCATTACTGAGGATCCTCACCTCCCGGGAAATGCCCTGTCATCATTCCTACCAttcgggaggaggtacaggagcctgacatcCCGCAGTCAACCATTTAAACCAAGttacttcccttccaccatcagattactAAACGCTTCCTGAATCCATGAGCACTCTCGATATTCCCCTATttgttgtatttatttgtttttggaaCTTACATTAAATTTACATCTTTGCGCAGTACTGATTGTACAAATGATCAACTCTCGGGTGTTATCAGTCTCAGACAATAAATCAGTTGGTGATTCCGGTGGCAAACACGCGAAGATAGACAGGACATGTACAGGATTCACTGAGTACATGATTCGGGAGGTCAcagtgcagttgtacaagacatcgGCGAGGacaaacttggagtactgtgttcggttctggtcgccctgttgtaggaaagatgagctggaaagagtgcagagggagatttacgaggatgttgcccggattcgAGTGGCTGAGTTGTGGAGACCGGACTGGCGTGAGGGGTTTATTCTTTGGGGTGCACGTGTGACACTATAGATGTGTAGAAAACCCcgggggcatagatagagtgaatgcgcaCAGTCCTTTACCCCAGGGTGGGGAATCTACGATCCAGAGTGAGGTGAGGgtgggaggagaggagggagagggataaCAGAGAAGGAGGGGTGAAGAAAGCTTCAGGGGAAGAATAGGATGGAAGAGATTGCTGGAAGGATTACTTGATAGAGGTCGACacgattatgagaggtatagatgttgcctggtttggagaacaattcatatgaagcaaggttagcagagctgggaccttTCTGTTTGGAGcgtaaaagaatgagaggggacttgatagaggactACAAGTTTCTGAGAGGCATcgacagggtggatagtcagtacctgatTCCCAGTGTGCCAacagcgaacaccagagggcatatgtacaaaattaagggatggaagtttaggggagacatgaggggtaggtttttttacacagagggtttgAGTGCccggaatgacttgccagggatggtggtggagtctaacaCATTAGGGGAATTTAGGAGCCtcgtggacaggtacatggatgaaaaaaatagtgggttatggggtagtgtgggtttagtaattTTATTAAGGATCAAAAGGGTCGGCTCAACataaagggctgaagggcctgtactgtgctgtattgttctatggttTAATGGTTCTATGTTCTTTGGTTCTATTGAAAGGCGATTGATGGGGAAAGAGGAATGTAGGAGAGTGTTGGGTGGAAGGGGAACCGAGTTGTGGAGGAGCATGGCTGGAGAAGTGACAGCGTGGGTGAAGCGGGTATGTGCGGATGAGGTGGATAAGAGTGGGGAAGAGAGACGGTGGAGGAAAGCGGATTGTTATGTGATTCAAGTTGGCCCCGGCCAGTCTTAGCAGAGATCCTTGTCCAAATATGGAcgcttctcgcagatgaaacggtGTTGACGATTGCAAAGTTCCTTCCGTTCGTGCGAGTCGCAGTTAACGCAGAAGGACGCTTCCATGTAATCCCTGTACATAAGGCTAGAAGCCACTTCCCTATCAAAGAAggataaacaatttcaacagGATCGAAATAGTTCCTGGGGGACGCCCGAGACCATCACTAAACTCGTCCCACCGCATCGccctttccaaaaaaaaaacccgtGTCCGTCCTTAAATTAATCCCCCTGACCCACTttatcctcacagactgtatcatTCCCCAAGCTGATGTCACAACTCCACACTCTcctccacagccctgtgtcagaatCTAATCTACGTTCGTTACCCCTTCGCTTCCCAGAGCCCTGGTGTGTCTCCAAACTAACCGTACTGAATCAGTCCCAATCCAGGAACAATCCGAATCTCACCCGTTTTCGCATCTTCCAATCCAGTATGTTCTGAATGGATGGACGACGGCGTTGGACACAACATTCTGAGGAATTAAGCTTCGTCAATTAATGTTAAGAAGGAGACTCTCACAATGTCTGAATCCAGAAAACTGGAATGGGATGGACGAGAATCTGGaaacttcactctgtatctgaccccaggatagtgtgaagggtcggtgaggagggagcttcactctgtgacagaCCCGGAAGTCTGTGGAGGGTCGGTGCGGAATGAGCTTCACTTTGTATTTGACGCAGGGTTAgcgagatgggacggtgtggagagagttttaCTCTGCGTCTGAACCGCAGAGTGCGTGATGGGATTGGGCGGAGCCGGCTTtattttgtctgaccccgggagtgcatcATGGGAAGCTGTGGTGGGAGCTTCAATCTCTCTCAGAACATTGGAATGTGTGAAAGTAGCTTCGCTATGCGTCTCACCACGGGAGTCGCTGATACGCCAGCGTGGACGGTGCTTGATAGTGTGTCactggacgctgtggagggagattctctctttgtctaaacgcgggagtgtgtgatggggcggtgtcgagggagattctctctgtgtctgaccccgggagtgtgtgatgggacggggtggagggagattctctctgtgtcggaccccgggagggTGCGTGTGGaatgtgtggaggcagattctctCAGTCTCTGACCCCGAGAGTTTCTGATGGTTTTAACTATCTCCTCTCTCGATGTGACAATTACCTCCTCTTGTTCTGAATTTATTTTCAGCAGCCATGCATCAAAGTTGGAACAACGTTCCTTCGCTTCATCGTAAGATGTTTCCAACGTGGACATGAAATAACAccggtcttcatttctgatccagtcaTGGGAACACGTTTGATCTGCAAATCAGCAACAAGAAAAAGTGAATAACCCCCCATACCGCCCTTTCACACACTCACGGGTTCGCACAcacagtgtatctgcctccatatCATCCCAtcagactcccagggtcagacagaaagtgaatctccgtccacaccatcccatcacactctcccggggtcagacacagagagaatctccctccacaccgtcccatcacacatccacggggtcagatacagagcgaatctccctccacaacatcccaccagacactcccggggtcagacacagagtgaagatccctccacaccgtcccatcacacactcccggggacagactcagagtgaatctccctcctcaccgtcacatcacacattcccggggtcagacacagagcgaagatccctccaaactgtcccatcacacactcccggggtcagacatagagtgaatctccctaatcaccgtcccatcacacattcccggggacagacacagagtgaatctccctccacacctaaCCAAAAcaaactcccggagtcagactgagagtgaatctccctccacaccgtcccatcacacactcccggggtcagacacagagtgaatatccctccacaccgtcccatcacacattcccggggtcagacacagagtgaatatccctccacaccgtcccatcacaaattcccggggtgagacacagagcgaatctccctccacaccgtcccatcacacactcccggggacagactcagagtgaatctccctcctcaccgtcccatcacactttcccggagtcagactgagagtgaatctccctccacaccgtcccttcacagactcccggtttcagacagagagtgaatctccctccacaccagcacatcacacactcccggcgtcagacgcagattgagtctccctccacaccgtcccatcacgcactcccgtggtcagacacagagtgaatcttcctccgcaACATCCTATGACGCACACcctattcagacacagagtgaatctccctccacaccgcctcATCACATACTCCCTCGATCAGAGAAGACAATTTGGATCCCTCTCTGAAATGTCCCGTCACGACCCATGTCTTCTCACACAAAGCGAAGTTAGCCCACAGCATCCCATGACACAGACACGGGGTCAGACCCCCTCCAAAATATCCGATCACACAATCCGGTATAACGTAGAATGAACGTCCCTcttcactgtcccatcgcacaatcccgttttcagacacagagtgaatccaatTCCGCAACTTCCCGTCACACAGTCACTGGGTCAAACACAGTGCGGATCATCCTACATACCACCTCCACACACCATCCCGATGTCAAACACAGAGCGGATCATCCTCCATGCCACCTCTacacacacactcccgatgtcaaacACAGTGCGGATCATCCTACATACCACCTccacacacactcccgttgtcaaacACAGAGCGGATCATCCTCCATACCACCTccacacacactcccgttgtcaaacACAGAGCGGATCATCCTCCATACCACCTCTACACACCATCCCGATGTCAAACACAGAGCGGATCATCCTACATACCACCTccacacacactcccgttgtcaaacACAGAGCGGATCATCCTCCATACCACCTCTACACACCATCCCGATGTCAAACACAGAGCGGATCGTCCTCCATACCACCTCCACACACCATCCCGATGTCAAACACAGAGCGGATCATCCTACATACCACCTCCACACACACTCATTATGGCAAACACAGAgagacgcttcctctctccatgcctgccctgtgatgaggagcgggtgaaagagggagatgatgcctcacctctagtgctggtcaacaattcacagatttgagccttggttttgttgacagatctgtacttcgtttccatctcagtgaacagGTGACGGAGATCGCTTTGCATTCGTTTAAGAGACTGAAGAATCTGCGATACTGAGAGAGACGGTGATGAAGGTTTAGCGTTTACAATGACACGTGAGTCAGCATCGCGCTACtgaacgggtcacagagagtgtggtgtcagtgtcacggtgaagggtgtcactGTAATAGATGCCCTGGTGGCACAGACAGAGGCTTCGGAGACGCCGTGAGAGGCGTGTCTGTGTGAGAGGGTCACGCTCACGTGTGTGTCGCTGTCGGGGACAGCACTCAGTCGGTGCCATTGTGAATTCAGGTGTCTTTATCACCTTCAGGATTTTGCTGTGTCCGGGTGAGGTGTGGATAATTGCCTCAGTGAGCGGTGCATCGTTGATATGTTGAGGGGCGATACTGTTGCGGGAAGGGGTGTTACAGTGATTCTGAGTCTTTGTCGCGATGCGGTGCGGGGACGATCACGTTGTCGAGCGTGAAGGTGTCACGGTGAAGAGTGTGTCGGTGTCATTGTGTGGTGTGTTTCGGTGTCGCCTTGAGAAGATTTTTCGTAACACGGTCAGGGGCATGTCGAtgtcagtggggtgggggggacatTGTTGTCACTGTGAGCGCCATGTTTGTGTCAGGGCGATGTTTGTGTCCGTGTCGCGATTGAGAGTGTATTTATGTCACGTTGAAGGTCGAGACCGTGCTACGGTGACAGCATTGCTGATGTTACGGTGAATGGCGTGTCGGTGTCAGGAAGATTCTTGATTGTGTTACAGTAAAGGTCGTGACCGTGTTGTGCTGAGGGGTTTTCGTCGGTGTTATGGTAAgcggcgtgtcggtgtcactggtgTGTTTTACAATAACAATTCATTCCTCTCTATTTGTTTATGGTCTGACTCCACTCGGAGACCGTTCCACTCACCATGAACCGGGATTCCGACCACAATCACGATGAGGGCGGCCGCAACGATGCAGAGTAGACAGATCTGACGGTACCGTCTATTTCCGATTTTCTGTTTCGGCTCCTGTTCATGTGCAGCTGTAGGGAGACAATATGACTATAACGCCGTAAGATATGGGAGCACTCGGCCAAGATAcaaaccattcggcccatcgtgtcTACTCCGTCATACAGTCATGGCCTAATTCAATTCGTCCAGTCTTTCccgttcccctgccttctccccatgccctTTGAATCATGGACCTATCTGCcactgctttaaatgtactcagtgaatcggcctccacagccgctcgtggcaacaatttccacagcTTTACCACCGTCTGACtacagtaatttctctgcatctccgtTCTAAACGGACATCTTTCATCCTGAATTTGTGTCCCCTTGTCCTAGActaccctaccatgggaaataactgccatatctaatctgttcaggacttttaacattcggaatgtttccacgagcttccccctcattctcctgaactgcaGATGTACCTCATACggttaccctttcattcctggaatcattctcgtgaatctctcTGAACTTTGGGTAATGTCAGAATATCATTTTAAAAATAAGGAGCACAGAAcggcactcaatactccaagggTGGTGTCACGAGTGTCTTATGGAGCCCCAGCATCACATCACTGCTCTTATACTCTATAACTCGAGAAATGATTGCAGACATTTCATTCCGCTTCTGCATCACCGACTCAACTTGGAGGATAACCtgtagggtatcttgcacaaggattgaTTTGCCTCATTCCTGCCggacattttcctgagaacaagTGTTACCAATTAATGCTTCTATTTTCCTGCCagatagcttcataattccccttactccaattaaacactttcctaacgtGTCTGTCACTATCCCTCTCCAATTCTATTTTAAGGGAAATAGAATTGTGGACTTCTACCCGAATATccgtctgatcctccacactgcgaagAGAGTAACCATTATCGGAGTGATTATGGGGTTTAGAGAcgaaaggacactcaaagctgtggcGCATGTTGACTCTGTCATTGAGAGGGCACTCGGTACATTGACAATCATCAACCGTGAAATTGAATTCAataaccgagaggtaatgttacagctgtatagtaACCGGATCAGGCACCACTTGTATTGTCCAGCGATTAAAATactattacctagttttttgaaacttCCGTAAGCTTTTCTGTTCTTCTTGACGAGATCTTGAACAGCCTTtgaacaccacggttcctgtaccctgtcataattcccctgtctctttggaacgtacctatgcagaatgccccGTAAAgaacccctgaacatttgccacattcctgCCGTACATATCCTTTGGAACAACTGTTACTAAATAATGCTTCCAAATTTCCGCCAGGcagcttcatatttcaccttactGCAAGTAAAGCTTTTCTAACGTGTCCGTCCCTATTCCTCAACAATGGTATGGTaaatgagatagaattgtgatcacttcatccaaaatactctcccactgagagaggtGACATCACACACTACagggttcagacacggagtgaagctccctccaaaccgtcccatcacacactcccggtgtcagacacagagtgaatctccctgaaaACCgttacatcacacactcccggggtcaaacacagagtgaatctccctccaaaccgtcacatcacacactcccggggtcagacacagagtgaatctccctccaaaccgtcccatcacacactcccggtgtcagacatagagtgagactccctccacaccgtcccatcacacgcacccggtgtcagacataaggtgaggctccctccacaatCCCATCACTTACTCCCCGGtgcaggcacagagtgaatctccttgcaCATCGCCCATCAGACGGtcctgcggtcagacacagagtgaatctccctccacaccgtcccataacactctTCCCTGGTTATAAAGGGATTGAAAATCCTTCCCTCCTTCTCTGTCCTACTCACCTCTCGATGGAGACGGTGAGTCCGGTTTTACGATCTGCATTTTCATGTAAatctcgctgtcgtccatcctgtcgaggatcccgtctctgagctcagcgagacaaacaaacaccagatgagcaactgataaagagaggagccgACAGCCGGGGGAGGAATTGCTGGAGGAGAGGGAGTTTGTGAGAGGAGGAGGTCTGGAGAGATGAAAGTTGCGGGGGCAGGGATGtagtgagagtggggagaaaCAGAGGGAAGGTTAAGGTTTGGCGGAAAGAGAATCGTGAGTGACCGGAGTCAGAAAGGGGTATCACTGAAAGAAAGGGTGGTCAAGTAGTGGAAGAGaatggagagagaggggtagaaatgGAAAGGGTGGATTGTTGGAGGGTGTCAATTTGGCTTCTATATCCAGCTCTcactttttttcttctattccctCTCTCGGGCGGATAAGTTACCTTTACTGTCCGAGTGGTTTACAACCAACACCCCATCGCCTACTGCAACATTCTGTTTATTCAGGCCCTCTGTGCTCCAGGAACCACGGACCCGGGACAAACCAGAAACACCCAACGAAGTAACCGAGCCACCGAGACTAGCAACAGATTGTCCTTTTCACACCGTGTAGAACTTATCAAAGAATGCGTATATttagatattgaagtttacaAAAAACTAACACACGCTGAGCGGTGTTTGAGGTTTGACTCTCTTCACCCATTGGAGCATAGGCTGGGGGTTGTCAGTATTTtagagaagtattgaaagcgtgcggcgAAACTGACTGGGCCGTCATACAGAcagcaaaaaataaaataaaaatagcagtggcGTCAGCACAGCAGATGAAGTTCAGCAGCTCCCTCAAAAAAACATCTATCACTTTGGGTCTGTCACATTCACTCTCTAAGTCCCTCATCAGCACTCACTATACCCCTAGTTAACTCCCATGAAGTCCTCTAACCCGCATCAATTTTCGCTCCTCTCACCAGCTCTCTCCTCCTTCTTCTACTCCCTGTCTCTCCTCTGTCTTTCAATCTCACTGCCCTCCTCACGAAGCCTTCTCTTTCCGTCTCCCCACCCTCTGTACCGCACTTTCTCTCTTCCACTTTCTCCCGCTCAGAGTGGAAGTTCACTGTACTGTTTCCATTAAAGGCGCCGCTCACTGGACAGTAGGGATTAGTTACATCCTTGACACTAAGAAAGGGGGGAGGTGAAACGAAATGGGGGTGAAGGTAGTGAATAAAGGGGTGTTTTCCCGGGATGACCTGTGCAGTAGCGGCtttgtgtgtgtctggatgaaggagagagagagagagagagagagagagagagagagagagagagagagagagagagagatacggaGTGTAGATCACttcacactgtcccgtcacacaaatcggggtcagacacagaatgaatctccctccactcgtCAGCACACTCTCCCGCGGACAGATACggaagtgaagctccctccacaccgttccatcacacacacccaggatcAGATACAGATCAAACAACACTAAACATCGTCCCAGCATACACTCCtcaggagagacagagagagaggggtgctGAGTTTGCggtccatgggagaaagggatgagAAGACACACGACCGACTGGTACTTAAAGAGACTGAGAGAAACTGAGAACAGAGAGAACGATATCCAGTTTAAGAGTGCAGAATTAATGTATTGgtccccgcgagtgtgtgatgggacggtgcggagggaggttcgctctgtgtctgaccccgggaatgtgtgatggaacggtggggAGCGAgactcactcagtgtctgaccccgggagtatgtgatgggacggtgtagagggagattaacTTTTATCTAACCCCTAGAGTGTATGAGATTTGACGGTGAGGGGGGAGCTGCTCCCTGTGTCTAACTCAGGGAGTGTGttacaggacggtgtggagggagattccctctgggtctgaccccgggagagtgtggatTAGACGGAGtgcagggaggttcactctgtttatgatcccaggagtgtgtgatgggacgccttGGAGTAACAGACAGACACCGAGATAATGTGTCTCTTACTCCGGAGGCATTAAATGAGATGGactggagggagagtcactctggtGTGGATATATCACACATCTCTGTTCCTCTTTTAATCAGGGGTAGAACAATATTGCTTCACCCCATCGTCTGTTCTGAAAAATAGTGACAGTAAACCGTGAGTGTGACTTCACAGCGTCAATTACATCCGGGGTATTCAGATACAGAATGGGAATCCTTTCACACATGCCCATCACGCATTCCAGTCTTCAGGTCAAAGGTCCCGCTAATATGCCCAATCACACTGACTCGACGAGTAAGAGACAGTTAAGCTCCCCCTGCACTGTCCCATTAAATAATCCTTTTGGCAGACATACAGAGAGGTTCCTAACACATTCTCCCAAAACACATTT
Protein-coding sequences here:
- the LOC132388737 gene encoding killer cell lectin-like receptor subfamily G member 1, with the translated sequence MDDSEIYMKMQIVKPDSPSPSRAAHEQEPKQKIGNRRYRQICLLCIVAAALIVIVVGIPVHDQTCSHDWIRNEDRCYFMSTLETSYDEAKERCSNFDAWLLKINSEQEENVVSNAVVHPFRTYWIGRCENGEVASSLMYRDYMEASFCVNCDSHERKELCNRQHRFICEKRPYLDKDLC